In Paraburkholderia sprentiae WSM5005, a genomic segment contains:
- a CDS encoding efflux RND transporter periplasmic adaptor subunit, whose amino-acid sequence MKTNYQRRLYASVAGAGLVVLCGAFAIHSRSTHAAAGSVAAESATSAAASSTPTVSSAVDLAPEALSNLHLQIADAALRPGVRTITAPGVIAFNGKQLAQLSSPSRGRIEAVDVAVGDHVRAGQRLAVLDEFDLSDVRSQLASAQAALADATAAADAAHAALARGTELVDAGGIAQSELERRRAMAANADATLRSRQADLQKWRGMTQRLMPIDAAAKAEGDMRTLVALSPRDSLGAVVAPFDGVVTAVSTAAGNIVDTSQSLVTVTDLSTVWLQVSVPERDAAAVHAGQTVAVNVDAYPNQPFNGRVIDVADQADPNTGTVTVRCEVPNPGGLLRANLFATANIAAPLGHDSVLVPDSALQDVNGKTVVFVPAGEGHFLPRTVHTGVAESGMTEIVSGVTAGTPVVADGSYWLKAALMQTTIPDEG is encoded by the coding sequence TTGAAAACCAACTACCAGAGACGCCTGTATGCGTCCGTCGCCGGGGCCGGCTTGGTCGTTCTGTGCGGCGCCTTCGCGATTCATTCGCGCAGCACGCATGCAGCGGCCGGATCCGTAGCGGCCGAATCTGCCACGTCAGCGGCGGCGAGTAGTACACCTACCGTTTCCAGCGCCGTCGACCTGGCGCCCGAGGCGCTCTCGAATCTGCATCTGCAGATCGCCGACGCAGCCCTTCGCCCAGGCGTGCGGACCATCACCGCGCCGGGCGTGATCGCCTTCAACGGCAAACAGCTCGCACAACTGAGTTCCCCCTCCAGAGGCCGGATCGAGGCCGTCGACGTCGCAGTTGGCGACCACGTGCGTGCGGGGCAGCGACTTGCCGTGCTCGACGAGTTCGACCTCTCCGATGTGCGCAGCCAGCTCGCCAGCGCGCAAGCCGCGCTCGCCGATGCGACGGCCGCAGCCGACGCGGCACACGCCGCGCTCGCGCGCGGCACTGAGTTGGTCGACGCCGGCGGCATTGCGCAAAGCGAACTCGAGCGCCGTCGCGCGATGGCGGCCAATGCCGATGCCACGCTGCGCTCCCGGCAAGCAGATCTGCAGAAATGGCGCGGCATGACGCAACGATTGATGCCGATCGATGCCGCCGCGAAGGCAGAGGGCGACATGCGCACCCTTGTCGCATTGAGTCCGCGCGACTCGCTCGGCGCCGTGGTCGCGCCGTTCGACGGTGTCGTCACGGCAGTGAGTACGGCCGCCGGCAACATCGTCGATACGTCGCAGTCGCTCGTCACGGTGACGGATCTGTCGACCGTGTGGCTGCAAGTCAGCGTGCCGGAACGCGACGCCGCTGCCGTGCACGCGGGTCAGACGGTCGCGGTGAACGTCGATGCCTATCCGAACCAGCCGTTCAACGGACGCGTCATCGACGTCGCGGATCAGGCCGATCCGAATACGGGCACGGTCACGGTGCGTTGCGAAGTGCCGAACCCCGGCGGGCTGCTGCGCGCCAACCTGTTCGCCACGGCAAACATCGCGGCGCCGCTCGGCCACGATTCCGTGCTGGTGCCCGATTCCGCGTTACAGGACGTGAACGGTAAGACGGTCGTATTCGTGCCTGCGGGTGAGGGTCACTTCCTGCCGCGCACGGTCCATACCGGCGTGGCCGAGAGCGGCATGACCGAGATCGTGAGCGGGGTCACGGCCGGAACGCCGGTGGTCGCCGACGGCAGCTACTGGCTGAAGGCCGCGCTGATGCAAACCACCATTCCCGACGAAGGCTGA
- a CDS encoding efflux RND transporter permease subunit — MITKIVDAALKNRAMVLILVAVLIAFGLVSMQRLPFDAQPDISPVQVLVTTQAPGLAPVDIERSITAPVELALQGLPGMQALRSISRYGLSVIYVRFADGSNIYQDRNLIGERLQTVQLPPGTNPPQMGPLSDGLSEIYQFQVRGHGQSLMTLRTLLDWQIAPKFREVPGVVDVNVNGGELKTYEVQVADDALTRYGLSTADIFNAVQMNNGATGGATIEHNGGEAIIRGEGLLRNATDIGNIVLRTEPDGTPLYVRNVARVVEAPMPRLGAVTRDGNGEAVVGVVLMGLGQNTRIVAQRVQDAVKEINTTLPPGVEIAPYYNRADLMNRVLHTVAHNMVEGAVLVIAVLLLLLGNVRAGLIVALAIPLSMLAAAIAMYGAGMSGNLMSLGAIDFGLLVDGAVVMIENIVRRRAEAPARPMQAVVLEASREVARPVTFAVLIITAVYLPILSLQGVEGKMFRPMALTVVFALLASLVITLTVMPVLASFLLRGKVAEHESRIIHWMRRRYEPVLTRAAHRPALTIGLAVLLLALAGVLGSRLGAEFLPRLEEGALTVTTTKLPGISVPSAVESQTMVERTLMRFPEVQSAVTLGGSSEIPTDPMGVEQSDTFIMLKPKSEWKTAQTQEGLVEAYSDALNRAVPGLTLDWAQPIQMRMDDMLAGVQADVAVMIHGNDLDALHDTAQRIASVIARVPGAADVQAQQTVGQPYLRIIVNRDAVARYGLNASQVLDVVQALGGRTVGSMSNNDGRFDIRVRLTPQDRTDVARIGALRVSNGAGKAVPLAEVADIRMEPGPSTIEREQGQRVIMVQANVRGRDLAGFVLAAQHAVATQVKLPPGYSLSWNGSFKNLQEAMSRLYVVVPVALAVIFVLLYLMFDSVSLAALIFFNVPFAAIGGILALWIRGLPFSISAAVGFIALFGIAVLNGVVLVSYIVEKRASGLGALEAARQAALTRLRPVLMTATVASLGFLPMAFSTSSGAEVQRPLATVVIGGLVSATLLTLLVLPTLYPWFDRGKRTVPQEQTVPEYAE; from the coding sequence ATGATTACGAAGATTGTCGATGCGGCGCTGAAGAATCGCGCCATGGTACTGATCCTGGTCGCCGTACTGATCGCCTTTGGGCTCGTCAGCATGCAGCGACTGCCATTCGATGCGCAGCCCGATATCTCGCCGGTCCAGGTGCTGGTGACGACGCAAGCGCCGGGGCTCGCTCCGGTCGATATCGAACGCTCGATTACCGCGCCCGTCGAACTCGCCCTGCAAGGGCTGCCCGGCATGCAGGCGCTGCGCTCCATTTCCCGTTATGGCCTGTCGGTCATCTACGTGCGCTTTGCCGACGGCTCGAACATCTATCAGGATCGCAATCTGATTGGCGAGCGCCTGCAGACGGTGCAGCTTCCGCCCGGAACAAATCCGCCTCAGATGGGACCGCTGTCGGATGGCCTGAGCGAGATCTATCAATTTCAGGTGCGTGGCCACGGGCAATCGCTGATGACGCTGCGAACGCTGCTCGACTGGCAGATCGCGCCGAAATTCCGCGAAGTGCCGGGCGTGGTCGACGTCAACGTCAACGGCGGCGAACTGAAGACTTATGAAGTGCAGGTGGCGGACGACGCACTCACGCGCTACGGCCTTTCGACCGCCGACATCTTCAATGCCGTGCAGATGAACAACGGCGCAACCGGCGGCGCGACCATCGAGCACAACGGCGGGGAGGCCATCATTCGCGGCGAAGGGCTGCTTCGCAACGCGACGGACATCGGCAACATCGTGTTGCGCACCGAGCCGGATGGCACGCCGCTTTATGTTCGCAACGTTGCGCGCGTCGTCGAGGCGCCGATGCCCCGGCTTGGCGCAGTCACGCGCGACGGCAACGGCGAAGCCGTTGTCGGCGTCGTTCTGATGGGACTCGGGCAGAACACGCGTATCGTCGCGCAGCGGGTTCAGGACGCCGTCAAGGAAATCAACACGACGCTGCCGCCCGGCGTCGAAATCGCACCGTACTACAACCGCGCCGACCTGATGAACCGCGTGCTGCACACGGTTGCTCACAACATGGTCGAAGGCGCCGTGCTCGTGATTGCCGTGCTGCTGCTGTTGCTCGGCAATGTGCGCGCCGGCCTGATCGTCGCGCTCGCGATTCCTTTGTCGATGCTGGCCGCGGCGATCGCCATGTACGGCGCGGGCATGTCCGGCAATCTCATGAGCCTGGGCGCCATCGATTTCGGCCTGCTCGTCGACGGCGCGGTGGTCATGATCGAGAACATCGTACGGCGGCGCGCGGAAGCACCGGCGCGGCCCATGCAGGCGGTCGTGCTCGAGGCATCCCGGGAAGTGGCGCGGCCCGTCACGTTCGCGGTCCTGATCATTACCGCCGTCTATCTGCCGATTCTCAGCCTCCAGGGCGTCGAGGGAAAGATGTTCCGCCCGATGGCGTTGACGGTCGTGTTCGCGCTCCTCGCGTCGCTCGTGATCACGTTGACCGTGATGCCCGTTCTCGCGAGCTTTCTGCTGCGCGGCAAGGTGGCCGAACACGAGAGCCGCATCATCCACTGGATGCGGCGGCGCTACGAGCCGGTGCTCACGCGCGCGGCGCATCGTCCCGCGCTGACTATCGGGCTTGCCGTGCTGCTGCTCGCGCTCGCGGGCGTTCTCGGCTCGCGCCTCGGTGCGGAATTCCTGCCGCGGCTGGAAGAAGGGGCGCTCACGGTCACGACCACGAAGCTGCCCGGCATTTCCGTGCCGTCGGCGGTCGAGTCACAGACGATGGTCGAGCGAACGCTGATGCGCTTTCCCGAAGTTCAGTCGGCAGTCACGCTCGGGGGCAGCTCCGAGATTCCCACCGATCCGATGGGTGTCGAGCAAAGCGACACCTTCATCATGCTCAAGCCGAAATCGGAGTGGAAGACCGCGCAGACCCAGGAGGGACTGGTCGAAGCGTATTCGGATGCGCTCAATCGCGCGGTTCCCGGCCTCACGCTCGATTGGGCCCAGCCGATCCAGATGCGCATGGACGACATGCTCGCGGGCGTGCAGGCGGATGTCGCCGTGATGATTCACGGCAACGACCTCGACGCGTTGCACGATACCGCGCAGCGTATCGCGAGCGTGATCGCTCGCGTGCCGGGAGCCGCCGACGTGCAGGCGCAACAGACGGTCGGCCAGCCGTACTTGCGCATCATCGTGAACCGGGATGCGGTGGCGCGCTATGGCCTCAATGCGAGCCAGGTGCTCGACGTGGTGCAGGCGCTTGGAGGCCGCACCGTTGGCTCGATGTCGAATAACGATGGCCGCTTCGACATACGCGTTCGTCTGACGCCGCAAGACCGCACGGATGTGGCGCGAATCGGCGCGCTACGCGTGAGCAACGGCGCGGGCAAGGCCGTGCCGCTCGCCGAAGTTGCCGACATCCGGATGGAGCCCGGTCCTTCGACGATCGAGCGCGAACAGGGGCAGCGCGTGATCATGGTGCAGGCCAACGTGCGCGGCCGCGATCTCGCCGGGTTCGTGCTCGCTGCGCAACATGCCGTGGCCACGCAGGTCAAGCTTCCGCCCGGGTACAGCCTGTCCTGGAACGGCAGCTTCAAGAATCTGCAGGAGGCGATGTCGCGGCTCTACGTGGTCGTGCCCGTCGCCCTGGCGGTGATCTTCGTCCTGCTTTATCTGATGTTCGACAGCGTGAGCCTGGCGGCACTCATCTTCTTCAACGTGCCGTTTGCGGCAATCGGCGGGATCCTGGCGCTCTGGATTCGCGGCCTGCCGTTCAGCATTTCGGCCGCCGTCGGCTTCATCGCGCTGTTCGGCATTGCGGTATTGAACGGGGTCGTGCTGGTCAGCTACATCGTCGAGAAGCGGGCGAGCGGCCTTGGCGCGCTCGAGGCTGCGCGGCAGGCTGCCTTGACACGGCTGCGTCCCGTGCTGATGACGGCGACTGTCGCGAGTCTGGGCTTCCTGCCTATGGCTTTTTCCACGAGTTCCGGCGCGGAAGTGCAACGGCCGCTCGCCACGGTGGTGATCGGTGGACTGGTATCGGCCACGCTGCTGACTTTGCTGGTGCTGCCGACCCTGTACCCGTGGTTCGACCGCGGCAAGCGCACGGTGCCGCAAGAGCAGACCGTACCGGAATACGCAGAATGA
- a CDS encoding efflux transporter outer membrane subunit, whose protein sequence is MITFQRSSSLLIPLLLASCAVGPNFTQPAAPAGAGYTQAPLPSRTAAAGADGPAQDFVAGGDIPGQWWTLFQSPQLNQLIDRAFRRSPTIDAAHAALTSAREDMLAQEGAFFPSIGLDASGSRNGTPTASLAPVAANNQRIYSLYTGELTVSYSLDAFGLNRRTVESAAAQAENQRFELEAAYLTLSSNVVLAAIDEAALRGQLAAQEEMIKADTELADIVRREYTLGEAAQADLLQQQAVLAQAQAALPPLEKQRALQRDALTALVGGFPNEDLAVHFDLADLHLPDNLPVSLPSRLVEQRPDIRAAAATLHTASAQVGVAIANRLPQISLSAALGTSPNALANAFTPYNQFFNVVGKVAQPIFQGGALLHRQRAAQAVYEQAGAQYRLTVINAFQNVADVLQSVQADAKTLEASVAAEQAAWRSLDIARRKLQTGEIAYLSVLTAQQSYETAHVAAIQARAARLADTATLFQAVGGGWWNRSDALVSSAALKEVH, encoded by the coding sequence ATGATCACCTTCCAACGTTCGTCCAGCCTGTTGATACCGTTGTTGCTCGCGAGTTGCGCGGTCGGTCCCAACTTCACGCAGCCCGCCGCACCGGCTGGGGCTGGTTACACGCAAGCGCCGTTGCCTTCGAGGACCGCGGCGGCCGGCGCGGATGGGCCGGCGCAGGACTTCGTCGCCGGCGGCGATATACCCGGGCAATGGTGGACGCTGTTCCAGTCCCCGCAGTTGAACCAGTTGATCGATCGCGCGTTCAGGCGCAGCCCGACGATCGACGCCGCACACGCTGCGCTCACTAGCGCGCGCGAAGACATGCTGGCGCAGGAGGGGGCGTTTTTCCCCAGCATCGGTCTCGATGCGTCGGGCAGCAGGAACGGGACGCCGACTGCGAGCCTCGCACCGGTCGCGGCGAACAACCAGCGCATCTATTCGCTCTACACGGGCGAGCTGACCGTTTCATATTCGCTCGACGCTTTTGGCCTGAATCGCCGGACCGTCGAATCGGCGGCCGCGCAAGCCGAGAATCAGCGCTTCGAACTCGAAGCGGCTTATCTGACGTTGAGCAGCAACGTGGTGCTCGCGGCGATCGACGAAGCGGCCTTGCGCGGTCAGCTTGCCGCGCAAGAAGAGATGATCAAGGCCGATACCGAACTCGCGGACATCGTCCGGCGCGAATACACGCTCGGCGAGGCCGCACAGGCCGATCTATTGCAACAGCAGGCCGTGCTCGCCCAGGCGCAAGCGGCGTTGCCACCGCTCGAAAAGCAACGGGCGCTGCAGCGCGATGCGCTGACTGCTCTGGTGGGAGGCTTTCCGAACGAAGACCTGGCGGTGCACTTCGATCTGGCGGACCTGCACCTGCCTGACAATCTTCCGGTGAGTCTGCCGTCCAGGCTGGTCGAGCAACGCCCGGATATTCGCGCCGCTGCCGCCACGCTGCACACGGCCTCCGCACAGGTCGGCGTCGCCATCGCCAATCGGCTGCCGCAGATCTCACTGAGCGCCGCACTGGGCACCTCACCGAATGCTCTCGCCAACGCGTTCACGCCCTACAACCAGTTCTTCAACGTGGTCGGCAAGGTCGCGCAGCCGATCTTTCAGGGCGGGGCGCTGCTGCACCGCCAGCGTGCCGCACAGGCGGTCTACGAGCAGGCCGGGGCGCAGTACCGCCTGACGGTCATCAACGCGTTCCAGAACGTTGCCGATGTCTTGCAGAGTGTGCAAGCCGATGCGAAGACGCTGGAAGCGTCCGTGGCCGCCGAACAGGCCGCATGGCGCAGCCTCGATATCGCTCGCCGGAAGCTGCAGACGGGGGAGATCGCTTACCTGTCCGTGCTGACGGCACAGCAAAGCTATGAAACGGCGCACGTCGCCGCGATCCAGGCGAGAGCCGCGAGGCTCGCGGACACGGCGACGCTCTTTCAGGCCGTCGGCGGCGGTTGGTGGAACAGGTCGGACGCGCTGGTCTCGAGCGCGGCGCTGAAAGAAGTTCATTGA
- a CDS encoding ABC transporter substrate-binding protein, translating to MNTTIVGHGRGMPCAGGFGRRWRELLLGAASLLALLMSGHAQAAAPVPAECAALQAKYPQFKGKTLINAINPHTPGYEALDPNDPTKYIGFDIDLGEAIGNCLGFKMAYKPVAFSALLATLQSGQADIVISDIYATEERAKAADFITYSKVFDGVLVAKGNPKKISGINQTMCGTTAAENTGYVEVPLIQKLAPACKAANKPEAAVQLYDNNANAIQAILSGRADTYINDVNTVDQAVKAYPGQLEKANAVTLPYSIGIGVPKTNPAMRAAVMAALVAIQKSGIQTELLKKWSLGAENLETPKLIASN from the coding sequence ATGAACACAACTATTGTCGGTCATGGACGTGGCATGCCGTGCGCAGGCGGTTTTGGCCGCCGCTGGCGCGAGCTGCTTCTCGGCGCGGCGAGTCTGCTGGCGCTGCTGATGTCGGGTCACGCTCAAGCCGCCGCGCCGGTGCCCGCCGAGTGCGCCGCGTTGCAGGCGAAATACCCGCAATTCAAGGGCAAGACGCTGATCAACGCGATCAACCCGCACACGCCGGGTTACGAAGCGCTGGACCCGAACGATCCGACGAAATACATCGGCTTCGACATCGATCTCGGCGAGGCGATCGGCAATTGCCTCGGCTTCAAGATGGCGTACAAGCCTGTCGCGTTCTCGGCGCTGCTGGCGACGCTGCAAAGCGGTCAAGCCGACATCGTGATCTCCGACATCTATGCGACCGAGGAGCGCGCGAAGGCGGCGGACTTCATCACCTATTCGAAAGTGTTCGACGGCGTGCTGGTTGCGAAGGGCAATCCGAAGAAAATCAGCGGCATCAACCAGACGATGTGCGGCACGACCGCTGCGGAGAACACCGGCTACGTCGAAGTGCCGCTGATCCAGAAGCTCGCACCGGCTTGCAAGGCGGCGAACAAGCCGGAAGCTGCCGTGCAGCTGTACGACAACAACGCGAACGCAATCCAGGCGATTCTCTCAGGCCGCGCCGATACGTACATCAACGACGTCAATACGGTGGACCAGGCGGTCAAGGCGTATCCGGGCCAGCTCGAAAAGGCCAATGCGGTGACACTGCCGTATTCGATCGGTATCGGCGTACCTAAAACGAATCCGGCAATGCGCGCGGCGGTCATGGCGGCGCTCGTCGCGATCCAGAAGTCCGGCATCCAGACCGAACTGCTGAAGAAGTGGTCGCTTGGTGCTGAAAATCTCGAAACTCCCAAGCTGATTGCCTCGAACTGA
- a CDS encoding amino acid ABC transporter permease/ATP-binding protein, with protein sequence MNLFLHYVGLPYLLSGIGFTIAVTLLGLAGGLIVGLVLASMQLSKVGPLAVIARGYTVIFRGTPLILQLVFAYDALPHIGLKLSAMGAAGLALAANEGPFIAEILRSGVLGVDRGQVLAAQALGMTPTVLLRRVIAPQAIRTMVPALGNESVSALKNSSLASVIAVDELTLRSTQLASSTFDFFSIFFASGLMYLVLTGLIAAIQLFAETALDLDRSPSGRFARLLPWRRAALAVEPSAASATLSVGAPLDAAPVPVARKAHAERASRYELLQTQKAAVQVKGLSKRYGKQTVLDGFDLTVRFGEVIALLGPSGSGKSTLLRCINHLEQWDAGEIRIGGKRIGFRVDGQPMTQGDLANERASAGVGMVFQHFNLFSHLTACENIAGPLRWVHGVPPADAERRARELLERVGLSHRADALPRHLSGGQQQRVAIARALAPNPRVLLLDEPTSALDPELVGEVLDVIQRLVDEGGLTMIISTHQLRFADQVADRVVFMSGGAVVEQGPTHDVLTQPRHPLTARFLSVMGADDRLEVAS encoded by the coding sequence ATGAATTTGTTCCTGCACTATGTCGGCCTGCCGTATCTGTTAAGCGGCATCGGCTTCACCATCGCAGTCACGCTCCTCGGGCTGGCTGGCGGTCTGATCGTGGGACTGGTGCTCGCGAGCATGCAACTGAGCAAGGTGGGGCCGCTTGCCGTCATCGCACGCGGCTACACGGTGATTTTTCGCGGAACGCCGCTGATCCTGCAACTCGTGTTCGCCTACGACGCGCTGCCGCACATCGGTTTGAAGTTGAGCGCGATGGGCGCCGCGGGTCTCGCGCTTGCGGCGAACGAGGGGCCGTTCATCGCGGAAATCCTGCGCTCCGGCGTGCTCGGCGTCGATCGTGGGCAAGTTCTTGCGGCGCAGGCGCTCGGCATGACGCCGACCGTGTTGCTGCGCCGTGTGATCGCGCCGCAGGCGATCCGCACCATGGTGCCGGCGCTCGGCAACGAATCGGTCAGCGCGTTGAAGAACTCGTCGCTGGCCTCCGTGATCGCGGTCGACGAACTGACCTTGCGCAGCACGCAACTCGCGTCGTCGACGTTCGATTTCTTCTCGATCTTCTTTGCGTCCGGGCTGATGTATCTCGTGCTGACCGGCTTGATTGCCGCGATCCAGCTATTCGCCGAAACGGCGCTCGATCTCGATCGCAGTCCGTCCGGACGCTTTGCGCGACTGCTGCCGTGGCGCCGGGCCGCGCTCGCCGTGGAGCCCTCTGCCGCAAGCGCGACGCTATCCGTCGGTGCGCCGCTCGACGCCGCGCCCGTGCCGGTTGCGCGCAAAGCCCATGCGGAGCGCGCAAGCCGCTACGAGCTATTGCAGACGCAGAAAGCGGCGGTGCAGGTGAAAGGGCTGAGCAAGCGTTACGGCAAGCAGACGGTGCTCGACGGCTTCGACCTCACGGTCCGCTTCGGCGAGGTCATTGCGCTGCTCGGGCCGAGCGGATCGGGCAAAAGCACGCTGCTGCGCTGTATCAATCACCTGGAGCAGTGGGATGCCGGCGAAATCCGTATCGGCGGCAAGCGCATCGGTTTTCGGGTCGACGGTCAACCAATGACACAGGGCGACCTCGCCAACGAGCGAGCGAGTGCCGGCGTCGGCATGGTGTTCCAGCATTTCAATCTATTCAGTCATCTGACGGCGTGCGAGAACATCGCCGGGCCGCTGCGCTGGGTGCACGGGGTACCACCGGCCGACGCCGAGCGCCGCGCGCGCGAACTGCTCGAACGCGTCGGCCTCAGTCATCGCGCGGATGCGTTGCCGCGACATCTGTCGGGCGGCCAGCAGCAGCGCGTCGCGATTGCCCGCGCGCTGGCGCCGAATCCTCGCGTGCTGCTGCTCGACGAACCGACCTCCGCGCTCGACCCCGAACTCGTCGGCGAGGTGCTCGACGTGATTCAGCGGCTCGTGGACGAAGGCGGCCTGACCATGATCATCTCCACGCACCAGTTGCGCTTTGCCGATCAGGTCGCCGATCGCGTCGTGTTCATGAGCGGCGGCGCGGTGGTCGAGCAGGGACCCACGCATGACGTGCTCACCCAGCCGCGCCATCCGTTGACAGCTCGATTCCTGAGCGTGATGGGCGCGGACGACCGGCTCGAAGTCGCGTCTTGA
- a CDS encoding acetamidase/formamidase family protein, whose protein sequence is MKHHTLPVSPETVHWGYFSKQVAPALTVRSGDRITIETLTHHANDDHERMVAGDPGAESIFQWTREHKAMPRRGAGPTDGPFTLGSGEGVGVHLLTGPVAIEGAEPGDVLEVRILDVRPRPSCNACYRGRCFGSNVAASWGFHYHDLIEEPKPREVVTIFELDTSGEPFARAVYNYVWTPQTDPDGVVHAMIDYPGVKVDPTLVNKRENILPNVKVPARLHFGTMGLAPAELDYVSSIPPSYTGGNIDDWRVGKGARMYYPVAVEGAFFSVGDPHAAQGDSELGGTAIETSLTGDFEFVLHKKNDLGGTILEGLTHPMLETDDQWSVYGFTFANYLAELGPAGQTEVAQHASLDKAMRDAFRKLRRFLMTVHRLSEDEAIALMSVAADFGVTQVVDGNWGVHGSIRKNVFIGGAGR, encoded by the coding sequence ATGAAGCACCATACCCTCCCGGTTTCGCCTGAAACGGTTCATTGGGGCTACTTCAGCAAGCAGGTCGCGCCCGCGTTGACGGTGCGTTCCGGCGACCGGATCACCATCGAGACGCTGACCCACCATGCGAACGACGACCACGAACGGATGGTCGCGGGCGACCCCGGCGCCGAAAGCATCTTTCAGTGGACTCGCGAGCACAAGGCCATGCCGCGCCGGGGCGCGGGCCCAACCGATGGACCGTTTACGCTTGGGTCGGGCGAAGGTGTCGGCGTGCATCTGCTGACCGGGCCGGTCGCGATTGAAGGGGCCGAGCCGGGCGACGTGCTCGAAGTGCGAATCCTCGACGTGCGCCCGCGGCCGAGCTGCAATGCGTGTTATCGCGGCCGTTGTTTCGGTTCGAATGTCGCCGCATCGTGGGGCTTTCATTACCACGATCTCATCGAGGAGCCGAAGCCCCGTGAAGTCGTGACGATCTTCGAGCTCGATACCTCGGGCGAGCCATTTGCGCGTGCGGTCTACAACTACGTGTGGACGCCGCAAACCGACCCGGACGGCGTGGTCCACGCGATGATCGATTACCCGGGCGTCAAGGTCGACCCTACGCTGGTGAACAAACGCGAGAACATCCTGCCGAACGTGAAGGTGCCGGCCAGACTGCATTTCGGCACGATGGGGCTCGCGCCGGCGGAGCTCGACTATGTCAGCTCGATCCCGCCCAGCTACACCGGCGGCAATATCGACGATTGGCGCGTCGGAAAAGGTGCGCGGATGTATTACCCGGTCGCGGTCGAAGGCGCATTCTTTTCTGTCGGCGATCCTCATGCGGCGCAGGGTGACAGTGAACTTGGCGGTACCGCGATCGAAACTTCGCTCACCGGCGACTTCGAGTTCGTGCTGCACAAGAAGAATGACCTCGGCGGCACGATTCTCGAAGGCCTCACGCACCCGATGCTGGAAACCGACGACCAATGGTCCGTGTACGGATTCACTTTCGCCAACTACCTGGCGGAACTCGGCCCGGCCGGACAGACCGAGGTGGCACAGCACGCGAGCCTCGACAAGGCAATGCGCGACGCGTTCCGCAAGCTGCGCCGTTTCCTGATGACCGTGCACAGGCTAAGCGAGGATGAGGCCATTGCGCTGATGTCGGTCGCCGCGGATTTCGGCGTCACACAAGTGGTGGACGGCAATTGGGGTGTGCATGGATCGATTCGCAAGAACGTCTTTATCGGCGGCGCCGGCCGCTGA